The following are encoded together in the Pedobacter steynii genome:
- a CDS encoding acetyl-CoA hydrolase/transferase family protein, with the protein MNSPTYLTAAEAVQTIKSGDRVFIHGSAATPIHLVKALQERHRDLKKVEITSITTLGDIDFNAADYRGSFFFNSLFVSANTRAVANSPYGDYVPVFLSQIPKLFKEGFLPIDVAMIQVSEPDVHGYCSLGTSVDIARAAIDTAKHIIAQVNPKVPRTHGHGFVHISKLHTLVWHEEELPEVDYAAKTNEAMVTIGANIASLVEDGATLQLGIGGIPDQVLKNLTGHKNLGLHTEMLSDGVIPLIQNGVINNSLKKINRGKSITSFMIGTRKLYDFVDDNPIIRVMDIAYANDTSIIRQNPKVTAINSAIELDLTGQICADSMGTYQYSGIGGQMDFIHGASLSEGGKPIIALPSVTSKGISRIVPFLKEGAGVVTTRGHVHWVVTEYGKVNLFGKSLKQRAAALISLAHPMHRETLERAFHDRFSH; encoded by the coding sequence ATGAATTCTCCAACTTACCTAACTGCCGCAGAAGCAGTACAAACAATAAAATCAGGCGATCGTGTATTTATCCATGGCAGTGCCGCAACTCCAATCCATTTGGTAAAGGCCTTACAGGAAAGACACCGCGATTTAAAAAAAGTAGAGATTACCAGTATTACCACTCTGGGAGATATTGATTTCAATGCTGCGGACTATCGGGGAAGTTTTTTTTTCAACTCCTTGTTTGTTTCTGCAAATACCAGAGCCGTAGCCAATAGTCCATATGGCGACTATGTGCCTGTGTTCCTGAGTCAGATTCCCAAATTGTTTAAAGAAGGTTTCCTCCCTATTGATGTTGCTATGATTCAGGTATCAGAACCTGATGTCCATGGATATTGCTCTCTTGGCACCTCCGTTGACATTGCCAGGGCGGCAATAGATACGGCAAAACATATCATTGCCCAGGTAAACCCCAAAGTCCCCAGAACCCATGGGCATGGTTTTGTCCATATCAGTAAACTCCACACATTGGTATGGCATGAAGAAGAGCTACCCGAAGTAGATTATGCAGCAAAAACAAATGAAGCCATGGTAACCATCGGAGCGAATATTGCGTCCCTTGTAGAGGATGGGGCAACATTGCAGCTGGGAATTGGAGGGATTCCAGACCAGGTATTAAAAAACCTGACCGGCCACAAAAATCTGGGTTTACATACAGAAATGCTTTCTGATGGAGTGATCCCGCTGATTCAAAACGGAGTGATCAACAACAGTTTAAAAAAAATAAACCGGGGTAAATCTATTACCTCTTTTATGATCGGAACAAGAAAGCTCTATGATTTTGTTGATGACAACCCGATCATCCGGGTAATGGATATTGCTTATGCAAATGACACGAGCATTATCCGTCAGAATCCCAAAGTTACCGCTATAAATTCAGCTATAGAATTGGATTTAACCGGGCAGATTTGCGCCGATTCTATGGGTACTTATCAATATTCAGGAATTGGTGGGCAAATGGATTTTATTCATGGAGCTTCCCTTTCTGAGGGCGGTAAACCCATCATTGCTCTTCCTTCTGTGACTTCCAAAGGAATTTCGAGGATCGTTCCTTTTTTAAAGGAGGGCGCAGGAGTAGTTACAACCCGGGGTCATGTACACTGGGTGGTAACCGAGTATGGTAAAGTAAACCTGTTTGGTAAAAGTTTAAAGCAACGGGCGGCAGCACTAATCAGCCTTGCTCATCCTATGCATCGTGAAACACTTGAACGTGCATTTC